A section of the Streptomyces sp. CG1 genome encodes:
- a CDS encoding helix-turn-helix domain-containing protein, which translates to MAAQREPNSRLRETIEATGCTFEALAKDIRRIAAENGETLQTNKSAVSHWVNGNRQPSGRTARYLAEALSRRAGRTITEREIGLRGSEVPTEQADPVLAVTDLGRADVERRRFLAVAAFTAAGVAMPLAYDHEATARMLRARTGGSLVGAEDVDVVRQITAAFSAADERLGGGHGLTTVTAYLADTAAPMLRGRFLSEALRRAAFGAVAELAYLAGWKHHDLGQEGAAQRYYQVGYQLACEADRHGHAAWMMRALAHQALSLKQPHHCVDLVEGALTRGLGRVDGQTEALLHITHARAYAAVGEKPAAAGALLAAEDALLRDDGPQPSYSRVSGPAAGTVASHTARPLTDLADHVGTEQQHRDALVRWDPEKYRRVHALTYADLGDSLAAQARADEAVAAWSQALTLMEGMTSDRTRKAISSLRSTLAVYQRRRVPGSAELARRAREALA; encoded by the coding sequence ATGGCAGCGCAGAGAGAGCCCAACTCCCGCCTGCGCGAGACCATCGAGGCGACGGGCTGCACCTTTGAGGCTCTGGCGAAGGACATCCGGCGCATCGCTGCCGAGAACGGCGAGACCCTCCAGACCAACAAGTCGGCTGTCTCCCATTGGGTGAACGGCAACCGTCAGCCGAGCGGCCGGACCGCCCGGTACCTCGCCGAGGCACTGTCCCGGCGAGCAGGCCGCACGATCACTGAGAGGGAGATTGGTCTCCGCGGAAGCGAGGTACCGACCGAGCAGGCTGATCCCGTCCTCGCCGTAACCGACCTGGGCCGTGCCGACGTCGAACGCCGACGCTTCCTGGCCGTGGCCGCCTTCACCGCAGCCGGCGTCGCCATGCCCCTTGCGTATGACCACGAAGCCACAGCGCGCATGCTTCGAGCCCGCACGGGCGGCTCCCTGGTCGGTGCGGAGGACGTGGACGTCGTACGTCAGATCACCGCAGCTTTCAGTGCTGCCGACGAGCGTCTCGGCGGCGGCCATGGGCTCACCACGGTCACCGCGTATCTCGCCGACACCGCTGCCCCCATGCTCCGCGGACGGTTCCTGAGCGAAGCCTTACGCCGGGCAGCCTTCGGAGCGGTCGCAGAACTCGCCTACCTCGCAGGGTGGAAGCACCACGACCTAGGCCAGGAAGGCGCCGCCCAGCGCTACTACCAGGTTGGCTACCAACTCGCCTGTGAAGCCGACCGGCACGGCCACGCCGCCTGGATGATGCGCGCCCTCGCCCACCAGGCCCTCAGCCTCAAGCAACCCCACCACTGCGTCGACCTCGTCGAGGGCGCACTGACCCGCGGACTGGGCCGCGTCGACGGCCAGACCGAGGCGCTTCTCCACATCACCCATGCCCGCGCGTACGCCGCCGTGGGCGAGAAGCCCGCAGCGGCTGGCGCCCTGCTCGCCGCCGAGGACGCCCTCCTACGCGACGACGGCCCACAGCCGAGCTACTCCCGCGTCAGCGGCCCGGCCGCCGGCACGGTGGCCAGCCACACCGCCCGCCCACTGACCGACCTCGCCGATCACGTCGGCACCGAGCAGCAGCACCGCGACGCCCTGGTGCGCTGGGACCCGGAGAAGTACAGGCGCGTCCACGCCCTCACCTATGCCGACCTGGGCGACAGCCTTGCCGCCCAGGCCCGAGCCGACGAGGCCGTCGCCGCCTGGTCCCAGGCCCTGACCCTCATGGAGGGCATGACCTCAGACCGCACCCGTAAGGCGATCAGCTCGCTTCGCTCAACCCTCGCCGTCTATCAGCGCCGCAGGGTGCCGGGGTCGGCCGAACTGGCCCGCCGTGCACGTGAGGCACTGGCCTAA
- a CDS encoding DUF2637 domain-containing protein, producing the protein MTKQDIERYTLGAAGVVIVALTISGFWLSYAHLAEVAGQHGLRSSPTRRWAWPATLDAFIVAGELLMLRAGLRRVTDRWAIALTATGSVGSIALNVAGVNGTGSAGTVPLLDYVVAAVPPTAALMAFGVLMRQIHQLVDQPAGHPEPAPVQAPQPPVTAPAMLAEPPAEPTHTAPPTAVAAQPMEPPSEVAESRPRGGRPPGATLEELVEIGRIALAEHGTLTRSLLRKAVKAKGLTISSERQTDVMTTLRSEIEAAAETGPDSG; encoded by the coding sequence ATGACCAAGCAGGACATCGAGCGGTACACGCTCGGTGCGGCCGGAGTCGTCATCGTCGCCCTCACCATCAGCGGATTCTGGCTGTCGTACGCACACCTCGCCGAGGTCGCCGGACAGCACGGGCTTCGCAGCTCTCCCACCCGCCGCTGGGCCTGGCCGGCGACCCTGGACGCGTTCATCGTCGCGGGCGAACTGCTCATGCTCCGCGCGGGCCTACGCCGGGTGACCGACAGGTGGGCGATCGCCCTTACGGCCACCGGATCGGTCGGCTCCATCGCGCTCAACGTGGCCGGAGTCAACGGCACGGGCAGCGCGGGCACCGTGCCGCTGCTCGACTACGTGGTCGCCGCGGTCCCCCCGACCGCCGCACTGATGGCCTTCGGCGTCCTCATGCGGCAGATCCACCAGCTCGTCGACCAGCCTGCGGGCCATCCGGAACCCGCGCCGGTCCAGGCGCCGCAACCACCGGTCACCGCACCCGCCATGCTCGCCGAGCCACCGGCCGAGCCCACCCACACCGCGCCACCGACCGCCGTGGCCGCCCAGCCGATGGAACCGCCTTCCGAGGTTGCGGAGAGCAGGCCGCGCGGCGGCCGTCCGCCCGGCGCCACGCTTGAGGAACTCGTGGAGATCGGCCGGATCGCCCTCGCCGAGCACGGCACGCTCACCCGGTCACTGCTCCGAAAGGCCGTCAAGGCCAAGGGCCTGACGATCAGCAGCGAGCGGCAGACCGACGTGATGACCACCCTCCGGTCCGAAATCGAAGCCGCCGCCGAGACCGGTCCGGACAGCGGCTGA
- a CDS encoding carboxymuconolactone decarboxylase family protein, translating into MSRLPQIQPAEVTGAAAVAQVRKTPGSVPNLAKVMANSPALVKGWLALSGALSEGVIPAPVRERLAIATAQYNNCEYCLSAHTYIGAHVAEVDAEELERARDAESFDPHIAALLALSDATTRGHGSTDERQQKARRAAGVADAEMAEVAGNLGLNLLTNYFNLLADTDNAWPVVTPCTHN; encoded by the coding sequence ATGTCACGGCTTCCTCAGATCCAGCCCGCCGAGGTGACCGGTGCTGCCGCCGTCGCCCAGGTCCGCAAGACCCCCGGCTCCGTCCCGAACCTGGCCAAGGTCATGGCCAACAGTCCGGCGCTGGTCAAAGGCTGGCTGGCGCTGTCCGGGGCACTGAGCGAGGGTGTGATCCCCGCTCCCGTCCGTGAACGGCTGGCGATCGCCACCGCCCAGTACAACAATTGCGAGTACTGCCTGTCCGCCCACACCTACATAGGGGCGCACGTCGCCGAGGTCGACGCCGAGGAACTGGAGCGGGCCCGCGACGCCGAGTCCTTCGACCCGCACATCGCCGCACTGCTCGCCCTCTCCGACGCCACCACCCGCGGCCACGGCAGCACCGACGAGAGGCAGCAGAAGGCGCGCCGGGCCGCCGGCGTCGCCGACGCCGAAATGGCCGAGGTCGCGGGCAATCTCGGGCTGAACCTCCTCACCAACTACTTCAACCTCCTCGCCGACACCGACAACGCATGGCCGGTCGTCACCCCGTGTACTCACAACTGA
- a CDS encoding aminoglycoside phosphotransferase family protein, giving the protein MDATLNAELLDNLLTLANQTCASREEVRVWSMSGVERLTFTDGSTAIFKYARRPFDREDHALRLAKTLGVPVPSVHASAVLDGWLGMLLEDLGASIREADDLDGAAAAVVLHRTRTAAALPVLDQEGLRGLPARALEHLGHLRKADRWEDTHDIQDALDRIAQAAEARSADATIGPFGWVHSEFHPTSLHIGRRGWRLLDFARAFTGPGLLDLASWHGTIDNPDPARLRVFLETYVTEGGTPDALAERGGLPAEKWALGWHRVWAIEWFMEQSTRWINDPATDPAYIKSVRRHLTDVLHLLEV; this is encoded by the coding sequence ATGGACGCGACCCTCAACGCCGAGCTCCTGGACAACCTGCTGACCCTCGCCAATCAGACCTGCGCATCGCGTGAGGAGGTGCGTGTCTGGTCCATGTCCGGTGTCGAGCGCCTGACCTTCACGGACGGCAGCACCGCCATCTTCAAGTACGCCAGGAGGCCCTTCGACAGGGAGGACCATGCACTCCGGTTGGCAAAAACGCTCGGCGTCCCCGTACCTTCCGTTCACGCCTCGGCAGTCCTGGACGGCTGGCTCGGGATGCTGCTGGAAGACCTCGGCGCTTCCATCCGCGAAGCCGACGACCTCGACGGCGCCGCCGCAGCCGTGGTTCTGCACCGCACCCGCACGGCCGCAGCCTTGCCTGTCCTCGATCAGGAAGGTCTGCGCGGCCTCCCGGCGCGAGCCTTGGAACACCTCGGCCACCTGCGCAAGGCCGACCGGTGGGAGGACACCCACGACATCCAGGACGCTCTCGACCGCATCGCCCAAGCCGCCGAAGCGCGCTCGGCCGATGCCACGATCGGCCCGTTCGGCTGGGTGCACTCCGAGTTCCACCCCACCAGCCTCCACATCGGCCGACGCGGCTGGCGCCTGCTGGACTTCGCCCGCGCCTTCACCGGCCCCGGCCTGCTCGACCTCGCCAGCTGGCACGGCACCATCGACAACCCCGACCCCGCGCGTCTGCGCGTCTTCCTGGAGACGTATGTCACCGAGGGCGGCACCCCCGACGCCCTCGCCGAGCGAGGCGGGCTTCCGGCCGAGAAGTGGGCGCTGGGCTGGCACCGCGTCTGGGCCATCGAGTGGTTCATGGAGCAGTCCACCCGCTGGATCAACGACCCGGCCACCGACCCCGCCTACATCAAGTCCGTACGCCGACACCTCACTGACGTCCTGCACCTCCTGGAGGTCTGA
- a CDS encoding MobC family plasmid mobilization relaxosome protein, whose translation MAETAQRQGAQDQKSGAEGGPDPDTLHAVQRQILCPVREDAATAGQPTVKSVQPTIRRFTGEKRDARVGPLRFLDEERAHLQDVAAEHGYKGDSGFAADVVLAFITGRFTANLPLSEDRRRTHHFRAQVLRQLNRIGVNVNQIARALNSDLTPPDLHQCLTELQQLLELIAEALRQPVEPAEPEEEELSA comes from the coding sequence GTGGCGGAGACGGCCCAGCGCCAGGGGGCGCAGGACCAAAAGTCCGGGGCCGAGGGCGGCCCCGACCCGGACACACTCCATGCCGTTCAGCGCCAGATCCTGTGCCCCGTACGCGAAGACGCTGCCACCGCCGGCCAGCCCACCGTGAAGAGCGTCCAGCCGACGATCCGCCGCTTCACCGGCGAAAAGCGCGATGCACGCGTCGGCCCCCTGCGATTCCTCGACGAGGAACGTGCCCACCTCCAGGACGTCGCCGCCGAGCACGGCTACAAGGGCGACTCCGGATTCGCAGCCGACGTGGTCCTCGCCTTCATCACCGGACGGTTCACCGCCAATCTCCCCCTGTCCGAGGACCGCCGCCGCACCCACCACTTCCGCGCCCAGGTCCTGCGCCAGCTCAACCGGATCGGCGTCAACGTCAACCAGATCGCCCGCGCCCTCAACAGCGACCTCACCCCACCCGACCTCCACCAGTGCCTGACCGAACTCCAGCAGCTGCTGGAGCTGATCGCCGAGGCCCTGCGTCAGCCCGTCGAGCCGGCCGAGCCGGAAGAAGAGGAGCTGTCCGCGTGA
- a CDS encoding NAD(P)/FAD-dependent oxidoreductase, giving the protein MSEPRGNQEATAYDVIVLGAGPVGQNVADRARAAGLSVAVVERELVGGECSYWACVPSKALLRPVIAVADARRVDGARQAVTGRLDTDGVFARRNRYVTDWDDSGQALFLKSIGADLFRGHGRLDGRRQVTVTRDDGTRHTLTARHAVAIATGSRPNLPGIPGIEEARPWTNRHGTDSSTVPARLVVVGGGGVGVEMATLWQGLGSQVTLLARRRLIPRLEPFAGELVAQGLSESGVDVRIGAQVTALRRPDPEGPVTLTLDDNSELEADEVLFATGRTPATGDIGLDTIGLTPGSWLDVDTTCLVNGVDGDWLYALGDVNHRALLTHQGKYHARTAGDAIAARAAGRPVDDAPWGDHATTADQHAVPQVFFTDPEAAAVGLTAEQAEQAGHRIKTIDLDFNAAQGANLYADGYRGHARLVVDVDREILLGVTFVGPGVSELLHSATIAVAGEVPLKRLRHAIACFPTVSEIWLFLLTAYQRDQKTPETAPA; this is encoded by the coding sequence ATGAGCGAACCGCGCGGAAACCAGGAAGCCACCGCCTACGACGTGATCGTGCTGGGCGCGGGTCCGGTCGGCCAGAATGTCGCTGACCGTGCCCGTGCCGCCGGCCTGTCCGTGGCCGTCGTGGAACGGGAACTCGTCGGTGGCGAGTGCTCCTACTGGGCCTGCGTGCCCAGCAAGGCGTTGCTGCGGCCGGTCATCGCGGTCGCCGACGCGCGGCGCGTGGACGGCGCCCGGCAGGCCGTCACCGGCCGTCTCGACACCGACGGCGTCTTCGCCCGCCGCAACCGCTACGTCACCGACTGGGACGACTCCGGTCAGGCCCTTTTCCTCAAGTCCATCGGCGCTGACCTCTTCCGCGGCCACGGCCGTCTCGACGGCCGACGCCAGGTCACCGTCACCCGTGACGACGGCACACGCCACACGCTTACCGCCCGGCACGCGGTGGCCATCGCCACCGGCAGCCGACCGAATCTCCCCGGCATCCCGGGAATCGAAGAGGCCCGGCCCTGGACCAACCGGCACGGCACCGACTCCAGCACCGTGCCCGCCCGGCTCGTCGTCGTCGGCGGCGGCGGAGTCGGCGTCGAGATGGCCACTCTCTGGCAGGGCCTCGGCTCCCAGGTCACCCTGCTCGCCCGCCGTCGCCTGATCCCCCGCCTGGAGCCCTTTGCCGGCGAGCTGGTCGCCCAGGGACTGAGCGAGTCGGGCGTGGACGTACGGATCGGCGCACAGGTGACCGCTCTGCGCCGCCCTGACCCCGAGGGACCGGTCACCCTCACCCTCGACGACAACAGCGAGCTGGAGGCCGACGAGGTGCTGTTCGCCACCGGCCGCACACCCGCCACCGGCGACATCGGCCTGGACACCATCGGCCTCACCCCCGGCTCCTGGCTGGACGTGGACACCACCTGCCTGGTCAACGGCGTCGACGGCGACTGGCTCTACGCGCTCGGCGACGTCAACCACCGCGCCCTGCTCACCCACCAGGGCAAGTACCACGCCCGGACCGCAGGCGACGCCATCGCCGCACGTGCTGCCGGCCGACCGGTGGACGACGCCCCCTGGGGTGACCACGCCACCACCGCCGACCAGCACGCCGTACCCCAAGTGTTCTTCACCGACCCCGAAGCAGCCGCGGTGGGCCTGACCGCCGAGCAGGCTGAGCAGGCAGGCCACCGGATCAAGACCATCGACCTCGACTTCAACGCCGCCCAGGGCGCCAACCTCTACGCCGACGGCTACCGCGGCCACGCCCGGCTGGTCGTCGACGTCGACCGGGAGATTCTGCTCGGAGTGACTTTCGTCGGCCCGGGCGTCAGTGAGCTCCTGCACTCGGCCACCATCGCGGTCGCCGGCGAGGTCCCGCTCAAACGGCTCAGGCACGCGATCGCCTGCTTCCCGACCGTCAGCGAGATCTGGCTCTTCCTCCTCACCGCCTACCAGCGAGACCAGAAAACGCCGGAGACCGCCCCCGCGTGA
- a CDS encoding SDR family NAD(P)-dependent oxidoreductase, giving the protein MQFENQTALVTGSTSGIGRETALLLAQEGASVIVSGRNADKGAQTVAAIEAAGGKARFIAADLSDLDSVRHLADEAGEVDILVNNAGAYPFAPTLEQGLDTFETLLDTNVRGTYFLTQALAAKMAAKGSGSVVSVTTVAGLTGMAGTSVYGASKAAVDSFTRAWAVEFGKRGVRFNAVAPGHTNTDNVADMVGQEDFEALGAKVPLGRLGAAREIAEAIVFLASPRAAYITGVTLPVDGGFMALGPTDQ; this is encoded by the coding sequence ATGCAGTTCGAGAATCAGACCGCTCTCGTGACCGGCAGCACGTCCGGCATCGGTCGCGAGACGGCTCTCCTCCTGGCCCAGGAGGGCGCGTCCGTCATTGTCTCCGGCCGCAATGCCGACAAGGGCGCTCAGACCGTCGCGGCCATCGAGGCCGCTGGTGGCAAGGCCAGGTTCATCGCCGCAGACCTGAGCGATCTGGATTCGGTCCGACACCTGGCCGACGAGGCCGGTGAGGTGGACATCCTGGTCAACAATGCCGGTGCCTACCCCTTCGCCCCCACCCTCGAGCAGGGCCTGGACACCTTCGAGACCCTGCTCGACACCAACGTACGCGGCACGTACTTCCTCACCCAGGCACTGGCGGCGAAGATGGCGGCCAAGGGTTCCGGCAGCGTCGTCAGCGTCACCACGGTAGCCGGTCTGACCGGCATGGCCGGCACATCCGTCTACGGCGCCTCGAAGGCGGCCGTGGACTCCTTCACCCGCGCCTGGGCCGTCGAGTTCGGCAAGCGTGGAGTGCGATTCAACGCCGTCGCCCCAGGCCACACAAACACCGACAACGTGGCGGACATGGTCGGCCAGGAGGACTTCGAAGCGCTGGGAGCGAAGGTGCCACTGGGACGCCTTGGCGCGGCACGCGAGATCGCCGAAGCCATCGTCTTCCTCGCCTCGCCCCGCGCCGCCTACATCACCGGCGTCACCCTCCCCGTGGACGGCGGCTTCATGGCCCTGGGCCCCACCGACCAGTAA
- a CDS encoding NUDIX domain-containing protein, translated as MAQPNTDDQPKALPPALESMTLLVAAVIVHDKATNRVVLLQRSQNAKFAQGMWDLPVGKSEPGEPITETAVRELYEETGLTVKPESMKVAHIIHGAWGVEAPNGFLTVVFVAHEWTGEPENREPRKHAQVCWADADGIPEEFVDTTACALRRYLTGGPQVSLDGWK; from the coding sequence GTGGCTCAGCCGAACACCGACGACCAGCCCAAAGCCCTCCCACCCGCCCTCGAATCCATGACACTGCTGGTCGCTGCCGTCATCGTCCACGACAAGGCCACCAACCGCGTCGTCCTCCTCCAGCGCAGCCAGAACGCCAAGTTCGCCCAGGGCATGTGGGACCTCCCCGTCGGCAAGAGCGAACCCGGCGAGCCGATTACCGAGACCGCGGTGCGCGAGCTGTACGAGGAAACCGGCCTGACGGTGAAGCCGGAGTCCATGAAGGTCGCCCATATCATCCACGGCGCCTGGGGTGTGGAGGCTCCCAACGGCTTCCTCACCGTGGTCTTCGTCGCTCACGAATGGACCGGCGAGCCCGAGAACCGCGAGCCACGCAAGCACGCACAGGTGTGCTGGGCGGACGCCGACGGCATCCCGGAGGAGTTCGTGGACACCACTGCCTGTGCCCTCCGCCGGTATCTCACCGGCGGTCCTCAGGTGTCGCTGGACGGCTGGAAGTAG
- a CDS encoding class I SAM-dependent methyltransferase, which yields MLAQASPWYVHALQRTTASPAEPLSVPARMEWTTRPGSGPGAEILGPDLRRKRLLELGCGPGHNAAHLATRYGAHVTGVDLVGLQIRRARSHYGRLNNLTFVAGHALHYLQASDEHFDAIYSVFGAIGLVAPELLLPAIAQRLKPGCTLAFSVPHHERGGRRPSADDRPSRDYVTLPDRTRLPIARWEFDAERWEKHLGRAGLWLASAQEFHDARHGVWPTTLLITARKL from the coding sequence GTGCTCGCCCAGGCGTCCCCGTGGTACGTCCACGCCCTCCAGCGCACTACAGCCAGCCCCGCCGAACCGCTGTCCGTCCCCGCGCGGATGGAATGGACCACGCGGCCCGGCAGCGGACCCGGCGCCGAAATACTCGGACCGGATCTGCGCCGCAAGCGACTGCTGGAACTCGGCTGCGGCCCCGGCCACAACGCCGCCCACCTCGCCACCCGCTACGGCGCCCACGTCACCGGCGTCGACCTCGTCGGCCTTCAGATCCGCCGAGCCCGCTCGCACTACGGCCGGCTGAACAACCTGACCTTCGTCGCCGGACACGCCCTGCACTACCTGCAAGCCTCCGACGAGCACTTCGACGCGATCTACTCTGTCTTCGGGGCGATCGGCCTCGTTGCCCCTGAGCTTCTGCTCCCGGCCATCGCCCAGCGCCTGAAACCCGGGTGCACCCTCGCCTTCTCCGTCCCCCATCACGAGCGGGGCGGCAGGCGCCCATCCGCCGACGACCGGCCCAGCCGCGACTACGTCACACTCCCCGACCGCACGCGCCTGCCCATCGCGCGCTGGGAGTTCGACGCCGAACGGTGGGAGAAGCACCTCGGCCGAGCGGGGCTCTGGCTCGCCTCGGCCCAGGAATTCCACGACGCCCGCCACGGTGTCTGGCCCACCACCCTGCTGATCACCGCGCGCAAGCTCTGA
- a CDS encoding HAD domain-containing protein, with product MRSPYLLLDVDGVLIPFPDAEGAGPQTHTRHDVVPTGRTADNPVTIWLNPAHGPLLMHVIRTGLVTPVWCTSWRQDATTLIGPLLGLPPLPHVELPRPQIRTSHPNGYLWKRDHVDAWLGDAPAVWIDDDFTSLDHEWAGERTARGQATALVQPDPQVGLLAEHLVEVLAWTAALLPVTQADTEGVQCEAKVA from the coding sequence ATGCGCTCGCCCTACCTGCTTCTCGACGTCGACGGCGTCCTCATCCCCTTCCCGGACGCGGAAGGAGCCGGCCCCCAGACTCACACGCGCCATGACGTCGTACCCACCGGCCGGACCGCCGACAACCCGGTCACCATCTGGCTCAATCCAGCCCACGGCCCCCTGCTCATGCACGTGATCCGAACCGGCTTGGTCACCCCCGTCTGGTGCACCAGCTGGCGTCAGGACGCCACCACGCTCATCGGCCCGCTCCTCGGCCTCCCGCCCCTGCCACACGTCGAGCTGCCGCGTCCGCAGATCAGGACCAGCCACCCCAACGGCTACCTGTGGAAACGTGACCACGTCGACGCCTGGCTCGGCGACGCGCCCGCCGTCTGGATCGACGACGATTTCACCAGCCTTGACCACGAGTGGGCGGGGGAACGCACCGCTCGCGGCCAGGCGACCGCCCTGGTTCAGCCTGACCCCCAGGTCGGGCTGCTGGCCGAGCACCTGGTCGAGGTTCTGGCGTGGACCGCCGCCCTGTTGCCCGTCACGCAGGCTGATACCGAAGGCGTCCAATGTGAAGCGAAGGTCGCCTAG
- a CDS encoding mobilization protein: MIAPIKPAGSNTRGLLAYLYGPGRHDEHLDPHIVAGFAMLGMPDPGRDEDATLTELARYLDAPVQLRNSEFGKKVTDHVWHCPVRAAPEDRYLSDAEWGEIAQRIVEAAGIAPAGDDLTCRWIAVRHADDHIHILATTVREDGRRPKLHDSGLRVGDACRDIEKDYGLRQLKKGDRTGARRPTQAEMHKAERLGWDQPSRAWLQDRIRAAIPHASSAEELLAYLEADGIEVKPRRGPSGDLLGYAVGRPGDLNEHGEQIFHSGGKIAPDLSLPKIKARLESSQPEEHPTARRSRPTTPWHQATDALDTLHTGLADDTHAQAQVAALGELLEATAQKAPDNLRAELQAASKAFARAQRSQIRAEDRAAHVLRSAARDIVHTATGPDGSALAALLAALVWATIVAARWHEAKSHAHQADAARQTLHHLQTAADHALVPVLDGLAARQPNDHARRTLAHDVRAAVPEHAERILADPAWPALATVLADAEARGHKPHLLLREATAQRELTTARQPARVLITRIQHTGRNPAPNRRAEAARRRSTIVRSIGTAQNCGHQTAAAASTPTEQQHRQRR, from the coding sequence GTGATCGCCCCCATCAAGCCCGCCGGGTCCAACACTCGTGGCTTGCTCGCCTACCTCTACGGCCCCGGCCGCCACGACGAACACCTCGACCCGCACATCGTCGCTGGCTTCGCCATGCTCGGTATGCCCGACCCCGGCCGCGACGAGGACGCCACCCTCACCGAACTCGCCCGCTACCTCGACGCGCCCGTTCAACTTCGGAACAGCGAGTTCGGCAAGAAGGTCACCGATCACGTCTGGCACTGTCCCGTCCGTGCCGCTCCCGAGGACCGCTACCTCTCCGACGCCGAGTGGGGTGAGATCGCCCAGCGCATTGTCGAGGCGGCCGGCATCGCCCCCGCCGGTGACGATCTGACCTGCCGCTGGATCGCCGTACGCCACGCCGACGACCACATCCACATCCTCGCCACCACCGTGCGCGAGGACGGCCGGCGCCCCAAACTCCATGACAGCGGCCTGCGCGTCGGCGACGCATGCCGCGACATCGAGAAGGATTACGGGCTACGCCAGCTCAAGAAGGGCGACCGCACCGGCGCCCGCCGGCCCACCCAGGCCGAGATGCACAAGGCCGAACGCCTTGGCTGGGACCAGCCCAGCCGAGCATGGCTCCAGGACCGCATCCGCGCCGCCATCCCTCACGCGAGCAGCGCCGAGGAACTCCTCGCCTACCTCGAAGCCGACGGCATCGAGGTCAAACCCCGGCGCGGACCTTCAGGAGACCTCCTCGGTTACGCCGTCGGCCGCCCCGGCGACCTCAACGAGCACGGCGAGCAGATCTTCCACTCGGGAGGCAAGATTGCCCCTGACCTCTCCCTGCCCAAGATCAAGGCCCGCCTCGAATCCAGCCAGCCCGAAGAGCACCCCACCGCCCGCCGCAGCCGCCCCACGACCCCCTGGCATCAAGCCACCGACGCGCTCGACACTCTCCACACCGGCCTCGCCGACGACACACACGCCCAAGCCCAGGTTGCAGCTCTCGGCGAGCTGCTCGAAGCCACCGCCCAGAAGGCACCCGACAACCTGCGTGCCGAACTCCAAGCCGCCTCGAAGGCGTTCGCCCGAGCTCAGCGCTCTCAGATCCGCGCCGAAGACCGCGCTGCCCACGTGCTGCGCAGCGCGGCACGGGACATCGTCCACACCGCCACCGGCCCCGACGGCAGCGCGCTCGCCGCCCTGCTCGCAGCCCTCGTCTGGGCCACGATCGTCGCAGCCCGCTGGCACGAGGCGAAGAGCCACGCCCACCAGGCCGATGCTGCCCGCCAGACCCTCCACCACCTCCAGACCGCCGCAGACCACGCGCTCGTGCCTGTCCTCGACGGCCTCGCCGCCCGTCAGCCGAACGACCATGCGCGCCGGACTCTGGCCCACGACGTACGGGCAGCCGTCCCCGAGCACGCCGAACGGATTCTCGCCGACCCAGCCTGGCCCGCGCTCGCCACCGTCCTCGCCGACGCCGAAGCCCGAGGCCACAAACCCCACCTGCTACTCAGGGAGGCCACTGCTCAGCGCGAGCTGACCACCGCCCGCCAGCCCGCCCGTGTCCTGATCACCCGTATCCAGCACACCGGCCGAAATCCGGCTCCCAACCGCCGTGCTGAAGCCGCCCGTCGGCGCTCGACCATCGTGCGCTCGATCGGAACTGCCCAGAACTGTGGCCACCAGACCGCAGCTGCGGCATCGACGCCCACCGAACAGCAGCACCGGCAGCGTCGGTAA